A region from the Oncorhynchus tshawytscha isolate Ot180627B linkage group LG26, Otsh_v2.0, whole genome shotgun sequence genome encodes:
- the ttc21b gene encoding tetratricopeptide repeat protein 21B, protein MAEVEDEESMLALINYYCHEKYFNHVLNAAAVAQRKFSNDPIFSFFHAYGTLMQDQIQEAIHEFETIKDRRDMSLCTFMALVFAEKKRPNPDRDVIQELDAKVKEDRKSATPKGLYYAGMFLWLLGRNDKAREYIERMIKVSNGSREGIILKGWIDLTSGKDAYAKKAGKYFDEGLKEKADVFALMGKAHYYEYRHNYSGALETVNQVIVSFPGFLPAFIKKMKLLLTLQDWEQTVDAAQRLLQKDKNNLEALRMLALHSLCREGDITESLNMLSSLVSNLDAQEPHSPDLFYRMSLAFTRVCGRNEKVIQQTHIMVDRAFSQAQGDSDLATELGYQLVLQGRIKEAMKWYKTAMTLDETSVSALTGIIRCQLIEGNLEDAEQQLEFLTEIQQSIGKSGELLYLRAMLAVKKRRSQDEVTNLLNDAVDTHFSTLQGLPLGVDYFEKLNPDFLLEIVKEYIALCPAKPPAQGQPPAPQLQHCASVLDTVVKIVPGLLQGVFLLAKVRFQSGDIDSAQSSLQHCLDQCPSHAEAHLLMAQIHLLQGNYKLSSQSLELCLSHNFAVREHPVYHLIKAQAQKKMGELQEAIQTLQMAMILPGVRRAGASAKSKNKKVELSSADCVSVFLELAEALWLNGEQHEAAKVMQDAINEFSGTPEELRVTIANADLALLRGDTELALSMLRNITPEQPYYIQAKEKMADIYLTHRKEKRLYASCYRELVEKLPSPHTYLLLGDAYVNIQEPEKAIEIYEQALKKNPKDGALASKIGKALVKTHNYVKAINYYEAALKTEQQNFLRYDLAELLMKMRQYERCEKVLQEALAHDPVNELPLLTDDCRYLVLLAKIQGKVDKNEDALLSLQRARDVQAKVLKRVQLEQPDAVSMQKQLAAEICGEIAKHYTSLRGYERAVKFYKEALVYCESDGKVMLELARLYLTLDDVDGCQQQCSVLLKSDQVNEDATLMMADLMFRKQDYEQAVFHFQQLLERKPDNYPTLSRLIDLLRRAGKLEEVPRFLEMAEKHSSRAKFDPGFNYCKGLYLWYTGEPNDGLRHFNKARKDNDWGQNAVYNMIEICLNPDNDTMGGEVFENLDGDMGNSTEKQESEQLAVRTAEKLLNELKPQTAGGHVQLRILENYCFLATKQKANVEKALNVFTEIANNEKDHVPALLAMATAYMILKQTPRARNQLKRVAKMNWSIVDADEFEKSWLLLADIYIQSGKYDMAGDLLKRCLRHNKSCCKAYEYMGYIMEKEQAFRDAALNYEMAWKYGNQTNPTIGYKLAFNYLKAKRHVDAIDVCHKVLDAHPNYPKMRKDILDKARAALRS, encoded by the exons ATGGCAGAAGTGGAGGACGAAGAGTCAATGCTG GCCTTGATCAACTACTATTGCCACGAGAAGTATTTCAATCATGTATTAAATGCTGCAGCTGTGGCACAGAGGAAATTCAGCAATGATCCAATCTTCAGCTTTTTCCATGCCTACGGCACCCTGATGCAAG ATCAAATTCAGGAAGCCATCCATGAGTTTGAGACTATAAAAGACAGAAGAGATATGTCCCTCTGTACATTCATGGCTCTTGTTTTTGCTGAAAAGAAAAGGCCAAACCCAG ATCGAGATGTCATTCAGGAACTGGATGCTAAGGTGAAAGAGGACCGTAAAAGTGCAACACCTAAGGGTCTCTACTACGCTGGGATGTTCCTCTGGCTTCTGGGACGAAATGACAAAGCAAGGGAATACATAGAGAGAATGATCAAAGTCTCTAATGGTTCCCGAGAA GGGATTATCCTAAAAGGCTGGATAGATCTGACCTCTGGTAAGGATGCATATGCCAAGAAGGCTGGGAAATACTTTGACGAAGGCCTGAAAGAGAAAGCAGATGTTTTTGCTCTGATGGGAAAG GCACATTACTATGAGTATCGGCATAATTATTCTGGAGCATTGGAGACAGTCAACCAAGTGATTGTTAGTTTCCCTGGGTTCCTTCCTGCCTTTATCAAGAAGATGAAGCTTCTATTGACCCTGCAGGACTGGGAGCAAACTGTAGATGCAGCACAGAG GCTCTTGCAGAAGGATAAAAACAACCTAGAAGCCCTGAGAATGCTCGCTCTTCACTCCTTATGCAGAGAGGGGGACATCACAGAG TCACTAAACATGCTCTCAAGTCTCGTCAGCAACTTGGACGCCCAAGAGCCTCACAGCCCAGACCTTTTCTACAGGATGTCCTTGGCTTTCACGCGGGTG TGTGGAAGAAATGAGAAAGTGATTCAGCAGACTCACATCATGGTGGACAGAGCCTTCTCCCAAGCCCAAGGGGATTCTGATCTggccacagagctgggctaccAGTTGGTTCTGCAGGGAAGAATCAAAGAGGCTATGAAGTGGTACAAGACTGCCATGACTCTGGACGAAACAAGTGTCTCGGCTTTGACAG GTATTATCAGGTGCCAGCTGATCGAGGGAAACTTGGAGGATGCAGAGCAACAGCTGGAGTTTCTCACAGAGATCCAACAGTCTATTGGGAAATCAGGG GAGCTGCTGTACCTGCGCGCCATGCTGGCTGTGAAGAAACGCAGGTCACAGGATGAGGTCACCAATCTGCTGAATGATGCCGTGGACACTCACTTCTCCACACTGCAAGGCCTGCCGCTGGGGGTGGACTACTTTGAGAAGCTCAACCCTGACTTCCTGCTGGAGATCGTCAAGGAGTACATAGCACTCTGTCCTGCTAAG CCTCCAGCCCAGGGCCAGCCTCCTGCCCCTCAGCTCCAACACTGTGCCTCTGTGTTGGACACTGTGGTCAAGATAGTACCTGGACTCCTACAAGGTGTCTTCCTATTGGCCAAAGTTAGGTTTCAGTCTG GTGACATTGACTCTGCTCAGAGCAGCCTCCAACACTGCCTGGACCAGTGTCCCTCCCATGCTGAGGCCCACCTGCTCATGGCACAGATCCACCTCTTACAAGGCAACTACAagctctcctcccagtctctggAGCTTTGCCTCAGTCACAACTTTGCG GTCCGAGAGCACCCTGTGTATCACCTTATAAAGGCCCAGGCCCAGAAGAAGATGGGAGAGCTCCAAGAGGCCATCCAGACTCTGCAGATGGCCATGATCCTGCCGGGGGTCCGCAGGGCCGGTGCCTCAGCCAAATCCAAGAACAAGAAGGTGGAGCTGAGCTctgctgactgtgtgtctgtgttccttgaACTCGCCGAGGCCCTCTGGCTCAACGGAGAACAG CACGAAGCCGCCAAAGTGATGCAAGACGCCATCAACGAGTTCTCGGGCACTCCTGAGGAGCTGCGTGTCACCATCGCCAATGCTGACCTGGCTCTGCTGCGTGGCGACACCGAGCTTGCCCTGAGCATGCTCAGAAACATCACCCCTGAGCAGCCCTACTATATCCAGGCCAAGGAGAAGATGGCCGACATATATCTGACTCACAGGAAAGAGAAGCGCCTTTATGCCAGTTGTTACAG AGAATTAGTAGAGAAGCTGCCGAGTCCTCATACATATCTTTTACTTGGGGATGCTTATGTGAATATCCAAGAG CCAGAGAAGGCCATTGAGATCTACGAACAGGCTCTGAAGAAAAACCCCAAAGATGGAGCTCTGGCCAGCAAGATTGGGAAAGCTCTCGTCAAGACTCACAATTACGTCAAG GCAATCAATTACTATGAAGCTGCTCTGAAGACTGAGCAGCAGAACTTCCTGCGATATGACCTGGCTGAACTGCTAATGAAGATGAGACAGTACGAGAGGTGCGAGAAAGTTTTACAAGAGGCTCTCGCCCATGACCCAG TAAATGAGCTGCCGTTGCTAACCGATGATTGTCGCTATCTGGTCCTGTTGGCCAAAATCCAAGGCAAGGTTGACAAAAACGAGGATGCTTTACTTTCCTTGCAACGA GCCCGGGATGTGCAGGCCAAGGTGTTGAAGCGTGTGCAGTTGGAGCAGCCAGACGCTGTCTCCATGCAGAAGCAGCTCGCTGCAGAGATCTGTGGCGAGATCGCTAAACACTACACGAGTCTTAGAGGCTATGAGAGAGCAGTGAAATTCTACAAAGAAGCTCTTGTCTATTGTGAGAGTGATGGCAAG GTGATGCTGGAGCTGGCGCGGTTGTACCTCACTTTAGATGATGTGGATGGCTGCCAACAGCAATGCAGTGTCCTTCTGAAGAGTGACCAGGTCAATGAAGATGCAACACTG ATGATGGCTGACCTGATGTTCAGGAAGCAGGACTATGAGCAAGCCGTTTTCCACTTTCAGCAGCTACTGGAGCGCAAACCAG ACAACTACCCAACACTGTCACGTCTAATCGacctgctgaggagagctgggaAGTTAGAGGAAGTTCCCAGGTTTCTGGAGATGGCTGAAAAACATTCCTCCAGGGCAAAGTTTGACCCTGGGTTTAACTACTGCAAAGGACTTTATCTGTG GTACACAGGTGAACCCAATGATGGGTTGCGACACTTCAACAAGGCACGGAAAGACAATGACTGGGGTCAGAATGCTGTGTACAACATGATTGAGATCTGTCTTAACCCAGACAATGACACCATGGGAGGAGAAGTCTTTGAGAACCTAGATGGTGACATGGG GAACTCTACTGAGAAGCAGGAGTCAGAGCAGCTCGCCGTGAGAACAGCAGAGAAGCTCCTGAATGAGTTAAAGCCCCAGACAGCCGGTGGACACGTCCAACTACGGATCCTAGAGAACTACTGCTTTCTGGCCACCAAGCAGAAAGCCAACGTCGAGAAAGCCCTGAATGTTTTCACAGAGATTGCAAACAATGAG AAGGACCATGTGCCTGCACTGCTAGCCATGGCGACAGCCTACATGATTCTCAAACAAACCCCTCGAGCCAGGAACCAGCTCAAACGCGTAGCTAAGATGAACTGGAGCATTGTTGACGCTGACGAGTTTGAGAAGAGCTGGCTGCTCCTGGCCGACATCTACATCCAGTCAGGGAAATATGACATGGCCGGGGACCTCTTGAAGAGGTGCCTTCGTCATAATAAG TCATGTTGTAAAGCTTATGAATACATGGGCTACATTATGGAGAAGGAGCAGGCATTCCGAGATGCAGCGCTGAACTATGAAATGGCTTGGAAATATGGCAATCAAACGAACCCCACGATAG GATACAAGCTTGCATTCAACTACCTGAAAGCAAAGAGGCATGTTGATGCCATAGATGTCTGTCATAAG GTTTTGGATGCTCACCCCAATTATCCAAAGATGAGGAAGGACATCTTGGACAAAGCTCGGGCAGCTTTGCGGTCTTAA